The sequence below is a genomic window from Massilia oculi.
CAGCCGGCGCCGGCCGGCCGAGCCGCCCTACACCAGCACCACTTGCGCGCCGCGCGAGCGCAGCGCCTCGACCATCTCCGCCGGCACCCCGGCATCGGTGATGATCTGGTCGATCTGTTCGATCGTCGCGATCATGGACAGACTGCGCCGTCCGATCTTCGACGAGTCGCCCACCGCCACCACGCGGCGCGCGATGCCCAGCATGCGCGAATTCAGGCGCGCTTCGAGCAGGTGCGGCGTCATCACGCCGATCTCCGGATCCAGGCCGTCGAAGCCCAGGAACAGGATGTCGGCATGCAGGCCTTCCAGCCCCTGCTCGGCCTGCGGGCCGCCCAGCGAATACGAGCTGGGACGCAGTACGCCGCCGAGCATGATCAGGGTCACGTGCGGCGCGCCGGCCAGCAGCACGGCGATGTTCAGCGCATTGGTGATCACGTTCACCGACTGCAGCTTCAGGCCGCGGATCTGCTTGGCGATTTCGGCGGTCGTCGTGCCCGAGTCGAGCACGATGGTCTGCCCTTCCCCGATCAGCTTGACCGCCTCTTCCGCGATGCGGACCTTCTCGGCGCGGTGCAGCGACTGCTTGACGCCGATCGGCAAGTCCTCGTCGGCGCGCTGGGCCAGGGCCCCGCCTCGGGTGCGCACCACCGCGCC
It includes:
- a CDS encoding DeoR/GlpR family DNA-binding transcription regulator; this translates as MKQAKKTEAKVSNGNEGKPPEATPDQDLLVAERRRKIREMVAERGRVTVAELSEMFGISLVTVRADLNVLAEIGAVVRTRGGALAQRADEDLPIGVKQSLHRAEKVRIAEEAVKLIGEGQTIVLDSGTTTAEIAKQIRGLKLQSVNVITNALNIAVLLAGAPHVTLIMLGGVLRPSSYSLGGPQAEQGLEGLHADILFLGFDGLDPEIGVMTPHLLEARLNSRMLGIARRVVAVGDSSKIGRRSLSMIATIEQIDQIITDAGVPAEMVEALRSRGAQVVLV